One stretch of Candidatus Neomarinimicrobiota bacterium DNA includes these proteins:
- a CDS encoding tetratricopeptide repeat protein: MNKFSLTASIIASLFIGCGGSASSGSLSTEIGNDAVTHNIELMDLRSSVIILQSEIIDLKESLKLATDINDRLNTQIEEKNARLKAIEGYPSSSKASVIKKNDSRAVVMQFDETDTVEKMYKTAISSYFDGEYKNAIKYFEKLISVDDSHDLSDNAQYWIGESYFALGHYEDAMGTFEIVLTYPQSNKNDYAQFKIGLCLLKLNKRNQANAAFQSFLDSYPESELVSRVETLKIRIQ, from the coding sequence ATGAATAAATTTTCTCTCACGGCATCAATAATAGCGTCACTGTTCATCGGTTGTGGAGGCTCTGCTTCAAGCGGTAGCCTTTCAACCGAGATCGGAAACGATGCCGTAACGCATAATATTGAGCTTATGGACTTAAGGTCGTCAGTTATTATCCTTCAATCTGAAATTATAGACCTGAAAGAAAGCCTGAAGCTCGCCACAGATATAAATGACCGCCTGAACACACAGATTGAAGAGAAAAATGCGAGATTAAAAGCTATTGAAGGATATCCGAGTTCAAGCAAAGCGTCTGTCATAAAGAAAAACGATAGTCGAGCAGTTGTTATGCAATTTGATGAAACCGACACTGTTGAAAAAATGTACAAAACCGCTATATCATCTTATTTTGACGGCGAATATAAAAATGCAATCAAATACTTCGAAAAACTAATTTCTGTGGATGATTCACACGATTTGTCTGATAATGCCCAGTATTGGATAGGCGAATCATATTTTGCACTCGGGCATTACGAAGATGCCATGGGCACTTTCGAGATTGTCTTAACATATCCACAGAGCAACAAAAATGATTATGCGCAATTTAAAATCGGACTTTGCCTATTGAAATTGAATAAACGCAATCAGGCAAATGCAGCTTTTCAGTCTTTTCTGGACAGTTACCCGGAAAGTGAACTTGTGAGCAGAGTAGAGACGCTCAAAATCAGGATACAATAG
- a CDS encoding flagellar motor protein MotB, giving the protein MPENDNINQELILRKKKKKIPPADQTEQWLLTYGDMVTLMMTFFILLFSMSTIDPVKIRAFADSLSETIGHSKIERDEIDLAAIMKKVVDIVVEQNMQDNVSVRSDARGVTIDFKGDVAFKTGSADLSAAAKSLLDKLAPEINSALHATPPFPIAIEGHTDNVPLRKGGAFPSNWELSTARASATVRYLLEQGGVDAPPGKLSAIGYGDTWPKDTNSTPEGRASNRRIEILFLTIG; this is encoded by the coding sequence ATGCCTGAAAACGATAATATAAATCAAGAGCTCATTCTTCGGAAGAAAAAGAAAAAGATACCTCCTGCTGACCAAACGGAACAGTGGCTCCTCACTTATGGAGATATGGTCACATTGATGATGACGTTTTTCATACTGCTCTTTTCAATGTCTACGATAGATCCCGTTAAAATAAGAGCCTTTGCCGATTCTCTGTCAGAAACGATCGGACATTCGAAAATTGAAAGAGATGAGATTGATCTAGCTGCTATTATGAAAAAAGTTGTAGATATTGTAGTCGAGCAGAATATGCAGGATAACGTTTCTGTTCGCTCTGATGCCAGAGGTGTTACTATAGATTTCAAGGGTGACGTAGCCTTCAAAACAGGCTCGGCTGATCTTTCGGCTGCTGCCAAATCGTTATTGGACAAGCTTGCTCCGGAAATAAACTCTGCGCTGCATGCTACGCCGCCATTTCCAATCGCCATTGAAGGTCACACGGACAATGTACCGCTCAGAAAGGGTGGAGCATTCCCATCTAATTGGGAGCTTTCAACGGCCAGAGCAAGCGCTACAGTAAGATATCTTCTTGAGCAGGGTGGAGTTGATGCGCCCCCGGGGAAACTTTCAGCAATCGGTTATGGCGATACATGGCCCAAAGATACGAACAGCACCCCTGAGGGAAGGGCATCAAACAGAAGAATTGAAATACTATTTTTAACTATCGGTTAA
- a CDS encoding tetratricopeptide repeat protein — protein sequence MRLLQLALVVTILIIAGCGGSRTNSNSNESRPYAFVKPAIDETSIDTDKGGNEGSITEEEEFKPHPLIPLESPVNKNLRKDDPLLNGGFLYDLGLEIEPIGGSTNNIVVDPMLESIRQDLMIKWGMDERGTSTQKIMSSAVPDIHLRISNLENSMKGDLAALRSENLLLLSKLQELEKRIVSKPKVKKKTSKKAVSRKIIKPIVKTASKTIKPKIKKSYKVRYDNALSDYRKRRFASAIKKFNALLAENNNNNLSDNAQYWIGECYYHMKLYSKAATGFGNVLNYKNSNKIDSAILMRGKAYKHLGRKSDAIAQFRTLVTNYPRSSYTKRARELISDLERI from the coding sequence ATGCGGCTTCTTCAATTAGCGCTCGTAGTAACCATTTTAATTATTGCCGGCTGTGGCGGTTCACGAACCAACAGCAATTCGAACGAAAGCAGACCTTACGCATTCGTTAAACCTGCTATTGATGAGACTTCCATAGATACAGACAAGGGCGGAAATGAAGGCTCCATCACTGAGGAAGAGGAATTCAAACCACACCCGCTGATACCTCTCGAAAGCCCGGTAAACAAAAATCTCCGAAAAGATGATCCCTTGTTAAATGGCGGCTTTTTGTATGATCTCGGACTTGAAATCGAACCGATAGGGGGAAGTACGAATAATATTGTTGTTGATCCAATGCTCGAAAGCATTCGGCAAGACCTTATGATTAAGTGGGGAATGGACGAACGCGGAACTTCCACCCAAAAGATTATGAGCTCGGCCGTTCCGGACATACATCTGCGAATTTCGAATCTTGAAAACAGTATGAAGGGCGATCTTGCAGCGCTAAGAAGCGAGAATTTGCTGCTGCTCAGTAAATTGCAGGAACTGGAAAAAAGGATTGTTTCCAAACCAAAAGTTAAGAAAAAAACTTCGAAAAAAGCAGTATCGCGAAAAATAATAAAACCGATAGTTAAGACAGCTTCAAAAACAATCAAACCGAAGATCAAGAAATCGTACAAGGTTAGATATGATAACGCACTTTCTGACTATCGGAAAAGAAGGTTTGCTTCCGCTATTAAGAAATTCAACGCACTTTTAGCTGAGAATAACAATAACAATTTATCCGACAATGCCCAATATTGGATAGGAGAATGTTATTATCATATGAAGCTTTATTCCAAGGCCGCAACTGGATTTGGAAATGTACTTAACTACAAGAATTCTAATAAAATAGACTCTGCCATTCTTATGAGGGGAAAGGCTTATAAACATTTAGGTCGAAAATCCGATGCTATCGCTCAGTTTCGGACGCTTGTTACTAACTATCCCAGAAGTTCTTATACCAAGCGAGCAAGGGAACTTATTTCAGACCTGGAAAGAATCTAA
- a CDS encoding outer membrane protein transport protein produces MIKQKIRFSIIILLLIVPATKLSASGLGLKLVGARAFSLGGAFRGVANDFSAAYWNPAGMTRLNGFQLGFGAVGVRPLATITPKNLTPDVFNPNPADGGLYGLNNGYTIGETSLTKKTHLIPSFAFGYHSEGSNIAYGLSFSIPFGLGTNWDLFNLEQVNNYGNSFSSQYPKFDTESDIAILAIQPTVAYEFSEQLSVGVGFIYTIANKLSFRQPSFSNNPTLGTPFGTYQYPYLITDTILDGTGTGFGLNFGVMLEASEQLSIGVDVQYFTDIDVDGEVTATTYFPFNKDKFEFISGLLADPSLDDATKALYTAAAGVYSGATLVNTSNAATTTVPLPLEIGVGIGYQVNEKLLIAADFMFTQWSAWDEIPININKDFDGDGVNDVTTLVEHWDDVNKYSIGLEYLIMDSDDRLTFLRLGFTSDGSPIPDETLGAFIPDIGTKNSVFVGLGLNMGKITIDLAAQTMFVDDRTINKVSLFNGDPTDQTNLPGNWSLEESALVAGLAYSF; encoded by the coding sequence ATGATAAAACAAAAAATTAGATTTAGTATAATAATCCTTCTTCTAATTGTACCGGCTACAAAGTTGAGTGCGAGCGGATTGGGTTTGAAACTTGTGGGAGCAAGAGCATTTTCACTTGGAGGCGCGTTTAGGGGAGTTGCAAATGATTTCAGCGCCGCATATTGGAACCCTGCCGGTATGACCAGATTAAATGGATTTCAATTGGGGTTTGGGGCGGTTGGAGTCAGGCCGTTAGCGACCATTACACCGAAGAATCTTACACCGGACGTATTTAACCCAAATCCGGCTGACGGGGGGTTGTATGGTCTGAACAATGGCTATACTATCGGTGAAACATCATTAACGAAAAAAACTCACTTGATACCGTCATTTGCATTCGGCTACCATTCTGAAGGTTCAAACATTGCCTATGGATTATCATTTTCGATCCCGTTCGGCTTAGGAACAAATTGGGACCTCTTCAATCTGGAACAAGTCAATAATTACGGTAATTCCTTTTCATCTCAATATCCTAAATTTGATACGGAGAGTGATATTGCCATTCTGGCAATTCAACCTACTGTCGCATATGAATTTTCAGAGCAACTATCGGTAGGGGTTGGATTTATATATACCATCGCAAATAAGTTAAGCTTCCGCCAGCCCTCATTCAGTAATAATCCAACGCTGGGAACACCCTTTGGCACCTATCAATATCCATATCTGATAACTGATACGATTTTGGATGGAACAGGCACAGGATTCGGTTTAAATTTTGGCGTAATGCTTGAGGCATCGGAACAGCTGTCAATAGGCGTTGATGTTCAGTATTTTACTGATATTGACGTTGACGGAGAGGTTACCGCAACCACATATTTCCCCTTTAACAAAGATAAATTTGAATTTATCAGCGGGTTACTTGCCGATCCAAGTCTTGATGATGCTACAAAAGCCCTATATACGGCTGCAGCAGGCGTGTATTCGGGAGCAACATTGGTAAACACCTCAAATGCTGCAACCACAACAGTCCCGCTGCCCCTGGAAATCGGCGTTGGAATAGGATATCAAGTTAACGAAAAATTATTGATAGCGGCGGATTTTATGTTCACACAATGGTCTGCATGGGATGAGATTCCAATTAACATTAACAAAGATTTTGATGGTGACGGAGTTAATGATGTAACTACTCTTGTGGAACATTGGGACGATGTAAATAAATATTCAATCGGTTTGGAATATTTAATTATGGACAGCGATGACAGGCTGACGTTCTTGCGCCTCGGGTTTACTTCCGATGGTTCCCCCATACCAGACGAGACACTCGGCGCTTTTATTCCGGATATAGGCACAAAGAACTCCGTTTTTGTAGGACTTGGTCTTAATATGGGTAAAATAACAATTGACCTTGCGGCTCAAACCATGTTTGTTGATGATAGAACAATTAATAAAGTATCGCTTTTTAACGGAGACCCGACCGATCAAACGAATTTGCCGGGAAACTGGAGTTTAGAGGAATCGGCACTTGTTGCCGGTCTTGCATATTCGTTTTAA
- a CDS encoding MotA/TolQ/ExbB proton channel family protein: MDIASLVGMLAGIGIIFHALSTGAAPLISFYNLPSIEIVLGGTIAATLLSFPIKEVLRVASVALIIFKKGGMETLGPFVNETVDLSRVARLGVTELEKEKESISNPFLRDGVQMIIDGYTELEIREIMESRIENREIREKWEENVLRTMAKFAPGFGMMGTLIGLIGMLVSMGASSDPSKTIGPNMAVALVTTFYGVLLANLLLVPMAEKFKSRIEQQTVMQNMLIEGVSMLYQKKHPLVVREKLNSFLPPSEWESDSDGGGEK, translated from the coding sequence ATGGATATTGCATCATTAGTCGGAATGCTTGCCGGAATCGGCATTATTTTTCACGCTCTTTCCACAGGCGCAGCACCACTTATATCGTTCTACAATCTACCAAGCATAGAAATTGTTCTCGGTGGAACCATAGCTGCTACACTACTCTCTTTCCCAATTAAGGAAGTTTTAAGAGTCGCATCTGTAGCATTGATAATATTTAAAAAGGGCGGGATGGAGACTTTAGGACCATTTGTTAATGAAACGGTCGATCTGTCACGAGTAGCCAGGCTCGGCGTTACCGAGCTTGAGAAAGAAAAAGAATCTATTAGCAATCCTTTTTTGAGAGACGGGGTTCAGATGATTATTGATGGATATACCGAACTTGAGATCAGGGAAATTATGGAATCGCGTATCGAAAACAGAGAGATACGTGAAAAATGGGAAGAAAACGTTTTAAGAACGATGGCAAAATTTGCTCCCGGATTCGGTATGATGGGAACCCTCATAGGTCTGATAGGTATGCTTGTTTCAATGGGCGCGTCTTCAGACCCCTCAAAAACTATCGGGCCGAATATGGCAGTAGCGCTTGTAACAACTTTTTATGGTGTTCTTTTGGCAAACCTGCTGCTTGTTCCAATGGCTGAAAAGTTTAAATCACGCATCGAACAACAGACTGTGATGCAGAATATGCTGATAGAAGGAGTTTCAATGTTGTATCAGAAAAAACACCCCCTTGTTGTGCGCGAGAAACTCAACTCCTTCCTTCCCCCCAGCGAATGGGAAAGCGATAGTGATGGTGGTGGAGAAAAATAA